Proteins found in one Borreliella valaisiana VS116 genomic segment:
- a CDS encoding type ISP restriction/modification enzyme: protein MNNNESLFKKAKEYIANLRSTKLEEKTEHSNRTHLENLLNDFNKINQNSSIAIQHEPRRSKEGFGSPDYVVINNINNGIIGCVEVKKVEQNLNETLKSSQIGKYKNITRNILLTNYIEFIWIKDREVKLREVLLTKEELNSKNIKLDRNKLTKVINILDEFFNSHFEKIKSVKILATLLASKTRSLKEEIESNLKVNEEKLDLNIDEEKLGELNTLVSTCRILKESVYSNDFSISEFSDSIAQTITYGLFIARLNNKSNTEIDFSNIESFIPTNFSLIQNIIKLIKDIHKDSEFDCLKWILESIISIVNNIDTELIFNEFSFTSNKENSKDPYLYFYEDFLAKYDANLRKAKGVYYTPSSIVNFIVSSLNEILKGEFNLDKGFANKDKVTVLDFATGTGTFLLEVIRTIILKEIPKESGRQKDYINLHILKNLYGFEYLMAPYAVAHLKLSQYLKEICEVDFSSKDSRLKVYLTNTIDFKKQVDQKYLPLAFLKDITKETKEANKIKESKILVILGNPPYNAGSKNNNKYILDLIKKYKEIKNEPLNEKTISSLNDDYVKFIRFAENNIEDSNEGLIGIITNNGYLDNVTFRGMRFHLLNTFDEIYILNLHGDSRKKEKTDDGSSDQNVFDIQTGVAISIFIKHKNESKKNKLANVYYSSIKGKRKEKYEFLDNNNIFTTNFKKLEYKEPNYFFVKKDLNVENIYSEGISLKNIFIEFSIGASTAKDNIAIDYTKKELLDKLKNLVNLSEQDARNKYGIEKDTENWNLTKVQEFLKSTNIDPSYVKQITYKPFDNRFIYYSKSKGIVARPIYKTMKHILEVKDNIGIITTRLLSTSSFCHALIASVIVNRDCICSKSYFFPLYIKEDRGAFESIKKKNFNTTFKDFIKNKYSKEFTPEEILGYIYSILYSNIYRTRFIEFLKIDFPKIIFVDNVDTFLKLSKLGTKLINSHLLKDNLKLNNSIGNHTGDYNRIVEKITYKEDTKELYYNSTCCFTNVAKEVYEYEIGSYQVLKSYLKYRKGKELIINENEDEIEHLEKVIKVLSYTINVQKEIDEIIQNLKEFNE, encoded by the coding sequence ATGAATAATAATGAGTCTCTATTCAAAAAAGCAAAAGAATATATAGCTAATCTAAGAAGTACAAAATTAGAAGAAAAAACAGAGCATTCTAACAGAACTCATTTAGAAAATCTACTTAATGATTTTAATAAAATTAATCAAAATTCAAGTATTGCTATTCAGCATGAGCCAAGGCGAAGCAAAGAGGGCTTTGGATCACCTGATTATGTGGTTATTAATAATATTAATAATGGAATAATAGGTTGTGTTGAAGTTAAGAAAGTTGAGCAAAATCTAAACGAAACACTTAAAAGTTCCCAAATTGGAAAATATAAAAATATAACACGAAATATACTTCTTACAAATTATATTGAGTTTATTTGGATTAAAGATAGGGAAGTTAAATTAAGAGAAGTTTTACTCACTAAAGAAGAATTAAATAGTAAGAATATTAAGCTTGATAGAAATAAATTAACTAAAGTTATAAATATACTAGATGAATTCTTTAATTCTCATTTTGAAAAAATTAAAAGTGTTAAAATATTAGCTACTTTGCTTGCAAGTAAAACTAGATCCCTAAAAGAAGAGATAGAATCAAACTTAAAAGTAAATGAGGAAAAATTAGATTTAAATATTGATGAAGAAAAACTAGGAGAACTTAATACCTTAGTATCAACTTGTAGAATACTTAAAGAAAGTGTTTATAGTAATGATTTTAGTATTTCTGAATTTTCAGATTCAATTGCACAAACTATTACTTATGGGCTATTCATTGCTCGTCTTAATAATAAAAGTAATACAGAAATTGATTTTAGCAATATAGAAAGCTTTATACCTACTAATTTTTCATTAATACAAAATATTATAAAACTAATTAAAGATATTCATAAAGATAGTGAATTTGATTGCTTAAAATGGATTTTAGAAAGTATTATAAGCATAGTAAATAATATTGATACAGAACTTATTTTTAATGAATTTTCATTTACCAGTAATAAAGAAAATTCAAAAGATCCATACCTTTATTTTTATGAAGATTTTCTTGCTAAGTACGATGCTAATTTAAGAAAAGCAAAAGGGGTTTACTATACTCCTAGTTCAATTGTTAATTTTATTGTTAGCAGTTTAAATGAAATACTTAAAGGAGAATTTAACTTAGATAAAGGTTTTGCAAATAAAGACAAAGTTACAGTACTAGACTTTGCAACAGGGACTGGTACATTTTTACTTGAAGTTATTCGCACGATAATATTAAAAGAAATTCCAAAGGAATCTGGTAGACAAAAAGACTATATTAATCTACATATACTTAAAAACTTATATGGTTTTGAATACTTAATGGCACCTTATGCTGTAGCACATCTTAAATTAAGTCAATATTTAAAAGAAATTTGCGAAGTTGATTTTAGTAGTAAAGATTCAAGACTTAAAGTGTATTTAACTAATACAATTGATTTTAAAAAACAGGTAGATCAAAAATATTTACCTTTAGCTTTTTTAAAAGATATTACAAAAGAGACTAAAGAAGCCAATAAAATTAAAGAAAGTAAAATATTGGTAATACTTGGCAATCCTCCTTATAATGCAGGGTCAAAAAATAATAATAAATATATACTTGATTTAATAAAAAAATATAAAGAAATAAAAAATGAGCCTCTAAATGAAAAAACAATATCATCACTTAATGATGATTATGTTAAGTTTATTAGATTTGCAGAGAATAATATTGAAGATTCTAATGAGGGACTTATTGGGATTATTACAAATAATGGATACCTTGATAACGTAACATTCAGAGGAATGAGATTTCATCTTTTAAATACATTTGACGAAATTTATATTCTTAATTTACATGGAGACTCAAGAAAAAAAGAAAAGACCGATGATGGCAGTTCAGACCAAAATGTATTTGATATTCAAACTGGTGTTGCGATTAGTATTTTTATTAAACATAAAAATGAGTCAAAAAAGAATAAATTAGCAAATGTTTACTACAGTAGCATAAAAGGCAAAAGGAAAGAAAAATATGAATTTTTAGATAATAACAATATCTTTACTACTAATTTTAAAAAGTTAGAATATAAAGAACCTAATTATTTTTTTGTTAAAAAAGATTTAAATGTTGAGAATATTTATAGCGAAGGTATTTCTTTAAAAAATATTTTTATTGAATTTAGTATTGGTGCATCGACCGCTAAAGATAATATAGCGATTGACTATACAAAAAAAGAGCTTTTAGATAAGCTTAAAAATTTAGTAAATTTATCAGAACAAGATGCAAGAAATAAATACGGCATAGAAAAAGATACTGAAAATTGGAATTTAACAAAAGTACAAGAGTTTCTAAAATCTACAAATATTGATCCAAGTTATGTGAAGCAAATAACTTACAAACCTTTTGATAATAGATTTATTTATTATTCTAAAAGTAAAGGAATTGTAGCAAGACCTATTTATAAAACAATGAAACATATTTTAGAAGTTAAGGATAACATAGGGATTATTACAACAAGACTTTTATCAACAAGTAGTTTTTGTCATGCTTTGATTGCTTCTGTTATTGTTAACAGAGATTGTATTTGCAGCAAATCATATTTTTTTCCACTTTATATAAAAGAGGATAGAGGTGCATTTGAAAGTATAAAAAAGAAAAATTTTAATACTACTTTTAAAGATTTTATTAAAAATAAGTATAGTAAAGAGTTTACTCCAGAAGAAATACTTGGATATATTTACTCAATTCTTTATTCAAATATTTATCGAACTCGATTTATTGAGTTTTTAAAAATAGATTTTCCTAAAATTATATTTGTAGATAATGTAGATACATTTTTAAAGCTTAGTAAGCTTGGAACTAAACTCATTAATTCTCATTTATTAAAAGATAATTTAAAGCTCAACAATAGTATTGGTAATCACACTGGAGATTATAATCGCATTGTAGAGAAAATTACTTATAAAGAAGATACAAAAGAACTTTACTATAATTCAACATGTTGTTTTACTAATGTAGCTAAAGAAGTATATGAATACGAAATTGGGAGTTATCAAGTACTTAAAAGCTACTTAAAGTATAGAAAAGGTAAAGAACTTATTATTAATGAAAATGAAGACGAAATTGAACATCTTGAGAAAGTTATAAAAGTGCTTAGCTATACAATTAATGTACAAAAAGAAATTGACGAAATAATACAAAATCTTAAAGAATTTAATGAATAA
- a CDS encoding tyrosine-type recombinase/integrase: MDLNKYLNLNNGDTDFLLKLLKDYQKVVDENKILKNALKNSPKNKKENLKPNPKFCLTSKTSKLITKCIKHLKQTDPISGWFVHLLSISGCRGTEIQKAKMEDITQLSSKTGEIYYNIKVNVSKKRSIACIREIVISSKEYNAIQTAHKNHFEEKNIDTRRTYLFQKTKHKFKDNQISIINISRKFKNLLKKSGFKANKSLHLCRILFILNLKTNGYNSFQIKELMKYSSTHEIDNIYELSSANKIQAYKCIKNSLNYSTNYLNLKIRFKVTLNSFPRGFKSSESYNISCSFVAIK; encoded by the coding sequence GTGGACTTGAATAAGTATCTTAATTTAAATAACGGTGATACAGATTTTTTACTTAAACTATTAAAAGATTATCAAAAAGTAGTCGATGAAAATAAAATTCTAAAAAATGCTCTAAAAAATTCACCTAAAAATAAAAAAGAAAATCTAAAACCTAACCCTAAATTTTGCTTAACTTCAAAAACTAGCAAACTAATTACAAAATGTATAAAACATCTAAAACAAACTGATCCAATATCTGGCTGGTTCGTACATCTACTTTCAATAAGTGGGTGTAGGGGCACTGAAATTCAAAAAGCAAAAATGGAAGATATTACCCAGTTATCAAGCAAAACTGGAGAAATTTATTACAATATAAAAGTAAATGTATCAAAAAAAAGAAGTATCGCTTGTATTAGAGAAATTGTCATTAGCTCTAAAGAGTACAATGCTATTCAAACAGCACATAAAAATCATTTCGAAGAAAAAAATATCGATACAAGGCGTACTTACCTTTTCCAAAAAACTAAACACAAGTTTAAAGACAATCAAATTAGTATTATCAATATTTCTAGAAAATTCAAAAATCTTCTTAAAAAATCGGGATTTAAAGCAAATAAATCTCTTCATTTATGTAGAATTTTATTTATTTTAAATTTGAAAACCAATGGTTATAATTCTTTTCAAATTAAAGAACTTATGAAATACTCTTCAACTCATGAAATTGATAATATCTACGAACTCTCTTCTGCAAACAAAATTCAAGCTTATAAATGTATAAAAAATAGTTTAAACTATAGTACAAACTATCTAAACTTAAAGATACGTTTTAAAGTTACCTTAAATTCTTTTCCACGTGGTTTTAAATCAAGTGAATCATATAATATTTCTTGTTCTTTTGTAGCAATAAAGTGA
- the bdr gene encoding Bdr family repetitive protein, which yields MNNLAYRTYNIESIKNEFLNMGFSEEAIDFVFLHNDNYNFEVIKEKMNSLEQQIINVEKNFQKDISGLDTKIDSVKNELNTKIDSIKNELNAKIDSVNAKIDGVEKTLQKDISSLKNELNASNRTIQVMLIAGITLAPIIYSIFNKYFFN from the coding sequence ATGAATAATTTAGCGTATAGGACATACAATATAGAAAGTATAAAAAATGAATTTTTAAATATGGGGTTTAGTGAGGAGGCAATAGATTTTGTTTTTCTTCATAATGATAATTACAACTTTGAAGTTATAAAAGAGAAAATGAATTCTTTAGAACAACAAATAATTAATGTAGAAAAGAATTTTCAAAAAGATATATCTGGATTAGATACTAAAATAGATAGTGTAAAAAACGAACTTAATACTAAAATAGATAGTATAAAAAACGAGCTTAATGCGAAAATAGATAGTGTAAATGCCAAGATAGATGGTGTAGAAAAGACCCTACAAAAGGATATATCTAGTTTAAAAAATGAACTTAATGCAAGTAATAGAACAATACAAGTAATGCTAATAGCGGGAATAACACTTGCTCCAATTATTTACTCTATATTCAATAAATATTTCTTTAATTGA
- a CDS encoding chromosome replication/partitioning protein produces the protein MDIVVNKKNLEVLNESEERYKNLKQRLKSSFQQEIYYKMEVIKILKEIKDNEYYKLDGYRTFEDFIKDYHLARSQAYDYLKIANAIQEGILEEVYVIENGVSKAIAVLRESPSGLKKSKQNSIKPLRFQLKTKESYDFYKSNVKFTGFMMHEIFENQKDLINKLLKKYKQLKG, from the coding sequence ATGGATATAGTAGTAAACAAAAAAAACTTAGAGGTGTTAAATGAATCAGAAGAACGATATAAAAATTTAAAGCAAAGATTAAAATCTAGTTTCCAGCAAGAAATCTATTATAAAATGGAAGTTATCAAGATATTAAAAGAGATAAAAGATAACGAATACTATAAATTAGATGGATATAGAACATTTGAAGATTTTATCAAGGATTATCACTTAGCAAGGAGCCAAGCGTATGATTATTTAAAAATAGCGAATGCAATTCAAGAGGGTATTTTAGAAGAAGTTTATGTAATAGAGAATGGCGTTTCAAAAGCAATTGCGGTTTTAAGAGAATCACCAAGTGGTTTAAAAAAATCTAAACAAAATTCAATAAAACCGTTAAGATTTCAACTTAAAACTAAAGAAAGTTACGATTTTTATAAGAGTAATGTCAAATTTACAGGTTTTATGATGCATGAGATTTTTGAAAATCAAAAAGATTTGATTAATAAACTTTTAAAGAAGTATAAACAATTAAAAGGATAA
- a CDS encoding ParA family protein encodes MDNKKLEIITIASIKGGVGKSTSAIIFATLLANDCKVLLIDMDTQASVTSYFYKKIMESKFDLLEKNIYEVLKGNILIDNSIVNINNNLGLIPSYLSLHKFNKEAITFKEIKLQKQLLNLKFNYDYIIIDTNPSLDYTLTNALVCSDYVIVPITAEKWAVESLELLKFSISDLAIDIPIFLIITRFKKNNTHKILFNSLKDNKNFLGLVSEREDLNKKIAKDDLFNLDKDYMLEYKNILSRFKIITMSR; translated from the coding sequence ATGGATAATAAAAAACTTGAAATAATAACAATTGCGTCAATTAAGGGCGGTGTTGGTAAAAGCACAAGTGCAATTATATTTGCAACTCTTTTGGCCAATGACTGTAAAGTTCTCTTAATTGATATGGATACACAAGCATCAGTTACTAGTTATTTCTATAAAAAAATAATGGAAAGTAAATTTGATTTACTTGAAAAAAATATATATGAGGTTTTAAAAGGAAATATATTAATTGACAATTCAATTGTAAATATTAATAACAATTTAGGCTTAATACCTAGTTATCTAAGTTTACACAAATTTAATAAAGAGGCTATAACATTTAAGGAAATTAAGCTGCAGAAACAGCTATTAAATTTGAAATTTAACTATGATTACATAATAATTGACACAAATCCCAGCTTAGATTATACATTAACTAATGCATTGGTATGTAGTGATTATGTAATAGTCCCAATAACAGCAGAAAAATGGGCAGTTGAGAGTTTGGAGCTTTTAAAGTTTTCAATTAGTGATTTAGCTATTGATATTCCAATTTTTTTAATAATAACTAGATTTAAAAAAAATAATACTCATAAGATACTGTTTAATTCGCTTAAAGATAATAAAAATTTTTTAGGCTTAGTTTCGGAAAGGGAAGATTTAAACAAAAAGATAGCAAAGGACGATTTATTTAACTTAGATAAAGATTACATGTTGGAGTATAAAAATATATTAAGCAGGTTTAAAATAATAACCATGTCCAGATAA
- a CDS encoding plasmid maintenance protein, with protein sequence MSISTNKKSPNCKNKHQRKLIVLISTLKYINSKYQKYTQSNILYYFNKNLKRNGQNPIKLKTLQKYLYKLEKELKVTSNYHKHLGVNCGTEIYYKLNFSKKECYQKINQYFKEKKHSRFKKRVDNHYLGKFPLRGSVNLEECLSNKNNNIEEEERNKQIEKFQIINYYNKCRFLSKKSLSLLNLNLNQDTMIEIFKTIKKIEISLIKNKNNDLNQPLFENKQNKLKEILINIQKELKKKGYNYEQLKKNFQKIYENYKLKPHFIIENQKYRDLHNIKRKLEKIIEIKKENSQKNYEHIKINIFNILIERLKNTTEIEVLKPILKDYLNVKKKLEYNKVFDKYYYELLEIIENEKTSLKLKEFSKKVV encoded by the coding sequence ATGTCAATATCAACCAATAAAAAAAGTCCAAATTGCAAAAACAAACACCAACGCAAATTAATTGTTCTTATCTCAACACTAAAGTACATAAACAGTAAATATCAAAAATATACTCAAAGCAACATACTCTATTACTTCAATAAAAATCTAAAAAGAAATGGTCAAAATCCCATTAAGTTAAAGACATTGCAAAAATATCTTTACAAATTAGAAAAAGAATTAAAAGTCACATCTAACTACCACAAACACTTGGGAGTAAATTGTGGTACTGAAATTTACTATAAACTTAATTTTTCTAAAAAAGAGTGTTACCAAAAGATAAACCAATACTTTAAAGAAAAAAAACACTCAAGATTTAAAAAAAGGGTTGACAACCACTATTTAGGCAAATTCCCTTTAAGGGGGAGTGTAAATTTGGAGGAGTGTTTAAGTAATAAAAATAATAATATAGAAGAAGAAGAAAGAAATAAACAGATAGAAAAGTTTCAAATAATAAACTATTATAATAAATGCAGATTTTTATCTAAAAAATCTCTCTCACTTTTGAATTTAAATTTAAATCAAGACACTATGATTGAAATATTCAAAACAATAAAAAAAATTGAAATCAGCCTAATAAAGAATAAAAACAATGATTTAAATCAACCGCTCTTTGAAAATAAGCAAAATAAATTGAAAGAAATACTTATAAATATTCAAAAAGAATTAAAAAAAAAAGGATATAATTATGAACAATTGAAAAAAAATTTTCAAAAAATATATGAAAATTACAAATTAAAACCCCATTTTATAATTGAAAATCAAAAATATAGAGACTTACACAACATAAAACGTAAGTTAGAAAAAATAATTGAAATAAAAAAAGAAAATTCACAAAAAAATTACGAACATATAAAGATAAACATTTTTAATATTCTTATTGAGCGGCTAAAAAATACTACAGAAATTGAAGTTTTAAAACCAATTCTAAAAGACTATTTAAATGTCAAAAAGAAATTAGAATATAATAAAGTATTCGATAAATATTATTATGAATTATTAGAAATAATAGAAAATGAAAAAACTTCTTTAAAGTTAAAAGAATTTAGCAAAAAGGTTGTGTAA